TTCCAGCCCGGATGCGCGGGTGGTGACCGGTGACCGTGATCTCGTAGGGCGGGGTCCGGTCTGGGTGTTCTCGGGATACGGCAGCCAGTGGACCGGCATGGGGTGCCAACTGCTCCTGGAGGAACCGGCATTCGCCGCCGCCGTGGAGAAGCTGGACGCGCAGGTGGCCGACGTGTTCGGCTTCTCCCTGCACGAACACCTGGTCTCCGCCGGGGATCTCGACCGGCTGGATGTCGCTCAACCCGTCCTGTTCGGCGTCCAGTTGGCACTCGCCGAGCTGTGGCGGTCGTACGGCGTGGAGCCTGTCGCGGTGATCGGGCACTCCCTGGGCGAGGTGGCCGCCGCCGTCTGCGCGGGCGCGCTGGATGTGGCGGACGCGGCCCGGGTCGTCGCAGTACGGGCTCGGCTACTCGCTGGACTTCAGGGTGGCGCGATGGCCGTCGTAGACCTGGATGACGGTGAACTGGCATCCCTGGAGCGGGACTTCCCGGGTGTGCATGTCGCCGTCCATTCCTCGCCACGGCAGAAGGTCGTCACCGGTGACGAGATGGCGGTCGCCCGGCTGATGCGCGCGCTGGAGGAGCGAGGGCGTGCCGCCCGCGTCATGCGGGTCGTCGGCGCCGGGCACTCACCTCAGGTGGACCCGCTGTTGCCGGAACTGACCGAGGTCCTCGGGGACGTCAAGGGTCGGCCGCCACGTATCCCCGTCTACTCCACGGTCCTCGAAGACCCGCGCGGCGCCTGCCAGTTCGACGCCGATCACTGGGCCGCCAATCTGCGTCGGCCGGTACGCCTGGACCGGGCCCTCGGCGCCGCCGCGGCGGACGGTCACACCGCCTTCGTGGAGATCTCGCCGCATCCGGTCCTGGCCAGGTCCATCGCCGACAACGTGCCCGGCGCCCTCACCGTCGGAACGTTGCGGCGCGACGCGGACGGATCCGCCGCGTTCCTGAAGGAGTTGGGGGCCTTGTACGCGGCGGGACTTGACCTCCCACTGCCGGACGGCCGGGTCGTCGACCTCCCGGCACCGCGCTGGCGGCACGTCCGGTACTGGTGGACCGACGGCCGAACTCCCCTCACCGCGGCGCCCGACGCACACCGTTGGGCCGAGCCGACCCCGGCCGCCGACAACTCGGTATCCGCCCGCGTCAGCCACCACATCGCCACCGTCACCGGCCATCCAGCGGCCCGTATCACCCCCACCACGGAACTGACGGACCTCGGCCTCGACTCCCTCATGGCTGTCCGTATCCGTACCGCCCTGCAACGCGACTTCGGTGTCGAGCTGCACCTGCGCGATTTGTTCGACGCTGAAACAGTCGCCGAAGTGGCGGACCGGATAGGCCAGTTGACCGACTCGCCGTCCCGTCCCTCTCCCCTCTTCCTCTTCCACGCCGCCGGCGGGACCACCGACGTCTACCGCGCACTCGGCGAACGCCTCGGCGAGGACCGGCCGGTGCACGGACTGGACCGGATCGAGGACGCCCACACCGTCTCCGAGAAGGCTCGCCGCTACGCCAAGGCGATCACCACCGCTCATCCCAACGGGCCGTGTGTGCTTGCCGGTTGGTCCTTCGGCGGATTCGTGGCGCAGGAGACTGCCCGCCAACTCACCGCCGCCGGACGGGACGTCGAACTCGTCGTGCTCATCGACTCCGTGCGGCCTCTCCCCCGACCCGACAGCGTGCGCACACAGCTCACGGGCTTCGCCCAGCACATCGCCGACACCTACGGTGTCCAACTCCCCCTGCCCTACGACGAACTCGTGGCGTTGGACGACGACCACGAGCGCATCGACCGCGTGCTGCGCACCCTGCGCGGGGTCGTGAAAGTGCCGCCCGCCGCGCTGGAGCACCAGCGTGCCTCGTACCTGGATCTGCGGATCGGCGAGGCGCATCGACCGGCCCGGTACGAGGGGCCGGTGGTGCTGTACCGGGCCACCGAACCGGCGCCGCACACCGTGCGTGACCCGGCGTACGAACGGGACGACGACGCGCTCGGCTGGGACGAGGTGTGCCCGCGGCTGACGGTCGTACCGGTGTCGGGGCACCACCTGTCGCTGCTCGACCCGCCGTACGTCGACGAGATCGCCGCCCATCTGCGGCGGGTGCTCGCCTCGCCGGAGGGACCCGCCGAACCAGCCTGAGGAGCCGCCATGCCGCACCACCACCCCCACGGGATGTCCCGCCGTGCCGTCACAAGGGCCGGCGCGGCCACGGGACTTGCCGTCCTGTTCGGTGCCACGGCCGCCGTTGGCCGGGCCCGGGCCGCGACGCGGATCTCGGCGCGGACGTTCGACGTGTCCGTGTCCTCGCCCGCGCTGGGCCGCAGCGCGCCGGTGCGGGTGATCCTGCCGTCGGACTTCGCCGCGCAGCCCGGGCGGACGTATCCCGTGCTGTATCTGCTGCACGGGGCGCACGACGACTACACGTCCTGGACGCGGGAGACGGACATCGAGGCCTTCACCGAGGGCCGCGATCTGATCGTGGCGATGCCGGACGCGGGGCCGACCGGCATCCCGAGCGCGTGGCGGGACGGTCCCGACTACGAGACCTTCCAACTCACCGAGGTTCCTACGCTGTTGGCGCGCGACTACCGGGCGTCCGGGGTGCGGGCCGTCGCCGGGGTGTCCACCGGGGGCTACGGCGCGATGGCGCACGCGGCCCGTCACCCGGGCGCGTTCACCGCAGCCGCGTCGTACAGCGGCATCCTCGACACCACGGCCCCCGGGGTGCCCTCGCTGGTGGACGCCATCGTGGCGCGCGAGAACCTGGCGCCGCGCTCCCTGTGGGGCAATCCCCTTCTGGACCTGCTGACTTGGCAGGCCGCCAATCCGCGCGCCCGGGCCGGCGGGCTGCGCGGGACGCCCTTGTACGTGTCCAACGGCAGTGGTGTGGCCGGGGGTTCGGGTGACTGGCTGCCCGAGGCGCTGGAGAGTCTGCTGTGGCCCTCCGCGCACAGTTTCACCGGTGTTCTCGCCCTGCTCGGCATTCCGGTGACCACGCACTTCTACTCGGGAGGAGGTCACAGCTGGGCCTACTGGAAAGGGGAGTTCACCACCTCGTGGCCGATGCTCGCCGGTGCGCTGGGGCTGCCGGAGTGATGTCGGTGCAGCCGGGGCACGGAACGGAGCGCAGGGGACGACCGTCCAACACGGGACGTCCCCCTCGTCCCACGGGCACCAGTCCGTGGGCGAGCCGCCTCCGGGGGAAAGGAGTGTCCGTCGTGGCTGTCCCCACCCCGCGCGGAGTACCCACCGAGCCCGGAACCGCATCGGTTCCACCCGACCTGGCCGAACTGCTGCGCGCCCAACTCCCCGCCGTCTCCGACGAGGTGGAGGACGTGGTGCGCAGACAGGTCCCCGAGTACGCGCGCCCGGCCGACGGGACGTACCGCGAGAACCTCAGATCCGGGGTGGTGCAGGCACTCACCCTGTTCGTCGACCACATCGCGGACCCGCACGGCCAGAACGCCGCGATGGCGGCGGCGTACTACGAGGAACTCGGGCGCGGCGAGGCCCTGGAGGGCCGCAGCCTGGAGGCGTTGCAGTCGGCGATCCGCGTCGGCGGGCTGCACGCGTGGCGGCTGATGGGGCGTACGGCGGAGGAACTCGGCCTGGATTCGGCGGTGGTGGCCGCGCTGGGCGAGCTGGCGTTCCGGACCGTGCACGAGGTCGCGGAGGCGGCCGCCGCCGGATACGCGGAGGCGCAGTCGCGCAGCACGGACGAGGTGGAGCGGCGACGCCGACGGCTGCTCGAACTCCTGCTGGGCGAGGGGCCGGTGGCCCCGGAAGCGTTGCAGGACCTGGCGCACGGGGCGCGCTGGCGGGTGCCCTCGCGGGTCGCCGTCATCGCGCTGGCGGGCCCGGCGGACCCGCGCGCGGAGGACCGGCCGCCGGCGATGCCGGGCGCGCTGGCGGACATGGAGTCGCGTCCGCCCCGCGTGCTGGTGCCGGACCCGGAGGGCTACGGCCGGTTCGGCGGGCGGTCGTTCGTCCTCGGCCTGGGCGGCCGTCCGGCGGCGATCGGTCCTACGGTCCCGGTCGCCGAGGCCGCGCGGTCCTTGCGCTGGGCCACGCGGGCGCTGGGGCTGATGGGGCGCGGGGTGCTGCCCCGGCAGGGCGTGGTGCTGTGCGCCGACCATCTGTCGACGCTGTTGCTTCACAGCGACGAACCGCTGCTCGCCCAGCTGGAGTTACGGGCCCTGGCGCCGCTCGACGCCGCCTCCGAGGGCCAACGCCCGCGGCTGGCCGAGACGTTGCTCGCCTGGCTGCTCTCCGGCAGCAACGTCCCCGATGTCGCCGCCCGGCTCCACATCCACCCGCAGACGGTCCGCTATCGCCTGCGTCAGTTGGAGAAACTCTTCGGCGCGTCCCTGCACGACCCCGGCACCCGTCTCGATCTGATTCTCGCGCTGCGTTCGGCGGCATTGCGGGACGGAGACCCTGACGCACGAGGTGACCGCGACTCACGAGCCGACAAAAACAGAGAGAGTTTCTGAATTCCCGTCCATAACACCGGGTACGGGAACGCGAATACCTTCGGGACAGTCCTTTCCACAGGCGCTTCACGCGCCCCACCCTCAAAGGATTCCCATGCGTATTCGCTTATGCCTCGCCGCGCTCTCACTGGCCGGCGGGGCCGGGCTCGCCACCCTCTCCGCACCCACCGCGACGGCCGCCACCTGCTCGGACCTCGACGTCGTGGCGGCTCGCGGCACCTTCGAGCCGGGCACCCTCGGCCTGATCGTCGGCGACCCGGTGTTCTCCGCGCTCCAGAAGAAAATCACCGGAAAGACGCTCTCCAGCTACGCGGTGAACTATCCCGCCGACCTTTCCCTGACGTCCGCCGCGACGGGAAACGCCGATGTGGTGAACCACGTCAACGCGCAGGCCGCCGCGTGTCCGAATCAGCGTTTCATTCTCGTCGGCTATTCGCAGGGCGCGAACGTCGTCGACAACTCCATCGGAATCAGCAGCGACGGCGCGGTGGTCGGCAGCCCTATCGTGGCGACCATCCCCGCCGCGCTGGCACCGCGAGTCGCCGCGGTCCTGCTGTTCGGCAACCCGATCCGGGCCCTCGGCAAGAGCGTCACCGGCACGTACCAGAGCCGCACCATCGACTTCTGCGCCAACGGTGACCCGATCTGCCAGAACGGCGGAACCGACGTCCTGGCCCACCTCGGCTACACCTCCGACGCGGACGCGGCGGCCACGTTCGCCGCGGGCAAGGTCTGAGCCGTAGGAACGCACCGATGAGGACCGGGAGTTGATCCTCCCGGTCCTCATCATGTTCGGAACGGCCGTGCGGGGACGGCTACTTGGGCGGCGAGGCGGCGAAGGCCGCGAGGCTGCTGGAGACGACCTCGGGGCGGCCGTTGTTCTGGACGGGCGCGGCGGTCAGGACGTCGAGGTGCTGGTAGCCGGGCGCGATCACGGGGTGCAGGCCGGCCGGGATGTGCCCGGCGAGCAGGCCGTCGCCCGCGAGGACGGTGAGCGTCGGGTTGGCCGTCAACCCGCCCGGGTGGACGAGGAGTTGCTTCACCTGGGGTGAGGTGGCCAACTCGATGTCGGTGACCAGCTTGGTCGGGAAGTACTGCTCGGTGAAGTCCAGCGGCTGCTCCCCCATGCTGCGGGCCAGCTCGTGGATGTCGGTGACCTCCTTGGAGGCGTTGGTGAACGGGGTGCCGTCGGCCGACCGGTACCCGGGGTCGTCGGCGGCGCCGACACGGTCGTAATTACGCCAGGTGTAGAGCGGCCCGTGCGGCACCGCCGGAATGGCCTTGTACTCGACGCCGAAGAGCTGTGACTGGTCCGAACTGCCGTTGGTGGCGGGGAAGTTCTTGTCCACGATCGGCCCGCCGTCGAAGAAGCCGACGCTGCTCTGCAGGAAGGCGAGGGGCACGGAGTTGTCGTCCATCAGCGAGCCGAGCACCGCGTCGTTGGTGAGCCGGAAGTCCTTCACCGCGGGTGAGCCGGTGAGGAAGGTGGCGGCGTCCTTGGAGAACAGGAAGCGGTTCGTGGCCTCGATGTTGACGTTGGACGGGAGATAGGACGGCAGGTCCGCCTCGGCGTCCGGGTTCTGTACGGCGCCCAGGCCGGCGATGGCGAGCAGGGTCATCGTCTCGGGGTTGAGCAGCACGGGCGCGGACAGCGAGCGGGACAGCACGCCGCTGTCGAGCCCGGCCTGTACGACGGCGTAACCGAGCCCGATGTCAGGCAGGTTGGTGTCGTCCGGGATGCTGCCGTCGAGGTCCGAGAGGTCGGTCGAGATCGTGGTGTCGAGGGCGAAGTAGCCCGCGCACTGGTTCTGCCCGGCGTCCGCCGTGGTGGCGGGGTTTCCGTCGAAGTCGGCCGCCGCGAAGTACCCGGTGATGACACCGCCGAGCGAGTGCCCACCGCACAGCACCTTGTTCTTGCGTACTCCCTGATCGGGCAACTCGGCGACGAGCAGGTCGTATTCGTCGCGCACGGTCTGCTCGATGCCGAGCTTGGCCATCCAGCCGAGCTGGTCGTTGCCGACGAACCCGGCGAAGGTGCGGCCGCCGACGGACTTGCCCCGGTAGTAGTAGTCGACGGCCGTGTGCTGGTCGCCGGAGGCGATACCGGTGGGATCCTCAAGGCAGTTGGAGCGCCGGTCCAGGGCCCAGAACTCGATGTGCCGTCCCCGCGCGGCGGCTTGGGCGACCGTGTCGCGGGCGACGCTGTCGAAGGCTCCGGCTCCTTCCAGGATGCCGGGCTGGGCCACGAGGATCCGGTCGGCGTCGGCGGAGGCGCTCGGGCCGGAGGCGGAGCGGTAGCGCAGATACGACAGCCAGTCGCACGCCGCCGGACGGGCGCCGAACGACTGCGGTAACGGCACTTTGACCCGCACCAGCGACTCGGTCACACCGTCGGCGGGATGCGTCGACGCCACCGGGGTCTCGGTGCGAGCGCTCTCACCCTGGGCCTGTGGAGCGGCGGCGGTGAGCGCGCCCGCGGTCAGCAGCACCGCGAGCGCGACACCGCGCCAGGTACGTCCTGTGCTCGTGGCTCCGCGCCACGTACGTCCTGTACTCGTGGCTCCGCGCCACGAACTTCCTTTGCTGCGACTCGTGTTCATGGCCGGACCGTAGGACGGCCGGGCCCACGGGATCAGGCGGTGCTCACAAGAACGCAGCGCACGCCGGTGCCCTTGTCACCTGCTCGCAGAGAACCTCGCGGAGAACCTCGCAGCGAACGGGAGGGTCAGGCGTCCTTGATCGTCGCCGTGACGGGCGTGCCGGTCTCCACGGTGCGGCTGACCGTGCACAGCCGGTCGTGCGAGACGGTGACCGCCCGGGGCAGGATCGCGCGGGCCCGGTCCCCGGCCTCGCCCTCCGGGAAGGTCACGGCGAAGGTGACCGCGAGGTCGGTCATCCGGTTGCCGAGGTCGTCGCTGACCTTGTTGCCGGTCACCGTGACGGTGAACCCGTCCGGTTCCGCGTGCCGCGTGGTCGCCACATCGACGTCGGCCGCGGTGCAGCCCCCGATCGCGGCGAGCAGCAGCTCGACCGGGGTGAACTCGGTGCCGCCGCCGACGGCGGTACCGAAGTCGATCGTGCCGCCGCGGGCGTTGGTCGCGGTGAAGCGGCCGGGGGCGGTGCGGTCGACGGTGACGTGGCGCAGGGGGTTGTCGCTCATGGGGAGATCCTCGCAGAGCGCCCTGCCGAAGAGGTCCACCGGTGCGGGCAGGTCGTCTGCGTGCCGCCCGCACCGGCCGGGTTCAGGAGACCTGGGAGGCGTCGACCAGGACGACCCGGTGGTTGTACTGGATCGTGTAGTACTTGGCCGCGCCGGTGACATAGGTGTCGCCCGAGACGAAGAAGTCGTCGGCGCTGACGGCGGGTTGGGTGGCGACGTAGGCCTGGCCCGCCGGGAAGCCGTAGACGGTCAGGGGCTTCTGG
The nucleotide sequence above comes from Streptomyces sp. N50. Encoded proteins:
- a CDS encoding OsmC family protein, whose amino-acid sequence is MSDNPLRHVTVDRTAPGRFTATNARGGTIDFGTAVGGGTEFTPVELLLAAIGGCTAADVDVATTRHAEPDGFTVTVTGNKVSDDLGNRMTDLAVTFAVTFPEGEAGDRARAILPRAVTVSHDRLCTVSRTVETGTPVTATIKDA
- a CDS encoding alpha/beta hydrolase family protein, coding for MPHHHPHGMSRRAVTRAGAATGLAVLFGATAAVGRARAATRISARTFDVSVSSPALGRSAPVRVILPSDFAAQPGRTYPVLYLLHGAHDDYTSWTRETDIEAFTEGRDLIVAMPDAGPTGIPSAWRDGPDYETFQLTEVPTLLARDYRASGVRAVAGVSTGGYGAMAHAARHPGAFTAAASYSGILDTTAPGVPSLVDAIVARENLAPRSLWGNPLLDLLTWQAANPRARAGGLRGTPLYVSNGSGVAGGSGDWLPEALESLLWPSAHSFTGVLALLGIPVTTHFYSGGGHSWAYWKGEFTTSWPMLAGALGLPE
- a CDS encoding type I polyketide synthase encodes the protein MTTADTRALLRRRIAERVAEWNNTPVDDVPLDRPLAELGMSSRDAVVLAGELSSLTGHELPATLLWEAPTVDALVERVCGTAMRTAVQANPVAAAPGEPVAVIGVGCRLPGGVRGPADYWRLLIDGVDAISRAPEDRRADFTAFPPPETPLYGGYLDDIAGFDADFFRITPREAAVMDPQQRILLEVVRETLDHAAVPAPSLAGTATGIYVGVSAPEYGQLTGADANAVDPWAPAGAALSVTAGRLAYVLDTHGPNMAVDTACSSSLVALHQACVSLRTGETDTAIAAGVNVLLSPVVGVAFERAGALAPDGRCKPFSTAADGIGRGEGCAAVLLKRLSDAERDGDRVLAVIRATAVNSDGRSNGLLAPNPAAQQALLTTAYARAGLTPAHIDYVEAHGTGTPLGDPIEAGALGAVLGAGRDPEQPLLLGSVKGNLGHLESAAGITGLVKTVLALHHDLVPPSLHGTSLDDARLRVVTEPEPWPRYGGTATAGISGFGFGGTNAHAVVEEWRPAVLRGEEPAARLHLLSDVDTERVRDTASRLAAWLRTPEGSAARPADVARTLAGRAGRGPVRAAVVARDGGELADALDALAQGSSPDARVVTGDRDLVGRGPVWVFSGYGSQWTGMGCQLLLEEPAFAAAVEKLDAQVADVFGFSLHEHLVSAGDLDRLDVAQPVLFGVQLALAELWRSYGVEPVAVIGHSLGEVAAAVCAGALDVADAARVVAVRARLLAGLQGGAMAVVDLDDGELASLERDFPGVHVAVHSSPRQKVVTGDEMAVARLMRALEERGRAARVMRVVGAGHSPQVDPLLPELTEVLGDVKGRPPRIPVYSTVLEDPRGACQFDADHWAANLRRPVRLDRALGAAAADGHTAFVEISPHPVLARSIADNVPGALTVGTLRRDADGSAAFLKELGALYAAGLDLPLPDGRVVDLPAPRWRHVRYWWTDGRTPLTAAPDAHRWAEPTPAADNSVSARVSHHIATVTGHPAARITPTTELTDLGLDSLMAVRIRTALQRDFGVELHLRDLFDAETVAEVADRIGQLTDSPSRPSPLFLFHAAGGTTDVYRALGERLGEDRPVHGLDRIEDAHTVSEKARRYAKAITTAHPNGPCVLAGWSFGGFVAQETARQLTAAGRDVELVVLIDSVRPLPRPDSVRTQLTGFAQHIADTYGVQLPLPYDELVALDDDHERIDRVLRTLRGVVKVPPAALEHQRASYLDLRIGEAHRPARYEGPVVLYRATEPAPHTVRDPAYERDDDALGWDEVCPRLTVVPVSGHHLSLLDPPYVDEIAAHLRRVLASPEGPAEPA
- a CDS encoding helix-turn-helix domain-containing protein, encoding MAVPTPRGVPTEPGTASVPPDLAELLRAQLPAVSDEVEDVVRRQVPEYARPADGTYRENLRSGVVQALTLFVDHIADPHGQNAAMAAAYYEELGRGEALEGRSLEALQSAIRVGGLHAWRLMGRTAEELGLDSAVVAALGELAFRTVHEVAEAAAAGYAEAQSRSTDEVERRRRRLLELLLGEGPVAPEALQDLAHGARWRVPSRVAVIALAGPADPRAEDRPPAMPGALADMESRPPRVLVPDPEGYGRFGGRSFVLGLGGRPAAIGPTVPVAEAARSLRWATRALGLMGRGVLPRQGVVLCADHLSTLLLHSDEPLLAQLELRALAPLDAASEGQRPRLAETLLAWLLSGSNVPDVAARLHIHPQTVRYRLRQLEKLFGASLHDPGTRLDLILALRSAALRDGDPDARGDRDSRADKNRESF
- a CDS encoding cutinase family protein produces the protein MRIRLCLAALSLAGGAGLATLSAPTATAATCSDLDVVAARGTFEPGTLGLIVGDPVFSALQKKITGKTLSSYAVNYPADLSLTSAATGNADVVNHVNAQAAACPNQRFILVGYSQGANVVDNSIGISSDGAVVGSPIVATIPAALAPRVAAVLLFGNPIRALGKSVTGTYQSRTIDFCANGDPICQNGGTDVLAHLGYTSDADAAATFAAGKV